From the Manihot esculenta cultivar AM560-2 chromosome 14, M.esculenta_v8, whole genome shotgun sequence genome, the window AATATTGATGTTTCCGAAAGAAGCTGTCTATTAGGATAAAGCTTTCGAGGTTTCAAAAATATTATTGCCATTGGTGCAAAGGAATCATCGAGGCACCAGTAAAGTTCCCCTCTCTGTCCTCACGGTGTCAAGAACCTGTTTAGTTGAACCCTGCCGCTGTGCTGCCTCTTTGATTGACCAAAACTTCCAGCATGCCCAATTCATTGAACCATGAAACATCAATCATATAGCCTTATactaattgttattatttattacTTAATGTACCCGAAATGCTTTGGAATAACTTCTAATGTTTCCTAAAAGCggcagaaagagaaaaaaaatgtgGTTTCTGTATTCCTAACAAAAAGATGCCAACCCCACTATAAATTTGCATAAATACCTATTGAACTTGATGGCTCAACGCCTCGGCAAATAGAAATACTAAAAACAAAACAGATATACAGTAAAGGAGATACGCTCACCTACTTGAGGTGGTGAAATTAAAATAACCATTTTAGTTTTTCATCATTTCATCTTTAGAATTTAACAAATTTCCGTTAAGTTTTACATTCTTATCGAAGTCAAGTCTATGGCAAGTTACAAAGTTTTTCATAAAAATGCAAGTATGCAACATTATGGTAGATATTTCTTTCATCTTCAACAACGAGAAAAAATGAAAGTAAGATTTGATTTTGTTATTTACAAACGTACCAAATTATTTCTCTTTGCTCCCATTTCCTCTCTTTGATAAAGTGCCAATGAAAGCTCTTGTGAATGGTACCCTTCAGAAGCATCAAAGGAATCTGGCCTTTCAAATTGATTCCACTGATTCTGCAAAGCACGCTTGGATACTTCACATGAATCATGGCCCCTAGAATTTGTACGGATCCCAAATGGGACATCTCCACTATCATGTTGCCTTGAATCAATGCTGTTCTTTTCTTGCAATGCTGTAGAGGTTTCTAGTCCATTATTAATATGAACTCTTGAAATGGACCTATTATGGGATCTTGTGGATGCATCATCCTTCCGCCTTTTGGCCCATGCAAAGCCACTCGAACCAGAAACCTGTAATGGACCAGAAAAGGGAATGTCTCCTTGGGATGCATTCTTTACATGGAAAACATCTTCCATTTTGTCAAATGATGGCTTCCGTGCCTCGCCACCAGACCTGCCATCTTCTCCTTTAGAAATACGCACGTTATTACTGCTGTTATTTTGAGCACCTTGCATTCGAGCTGCTGTATCCTGGAAAACAAGAAGGAGCTATCAGTGTTAATTAGCTTCCTGAAATATGTGCCTTAAGTGGGAGAGAAGAGAGAGACCTCTGCTGGTGCCAATTTAGTGCTTCCACCAGGTTTTTTTGTTGGCTTTCTTGTTTCAGTACCACGACTTCTCCCACTGATCTTTTTCCTGGAAGTTCAGAAAGTCTTCTCAGTTTGTCAATAATCcagatataaatattatttctcAAAAAACTACAACATTGACAGGCTATTTGACAATTCCATTCATGTAAAAACGTCCATTTGAGTTCtgcaaatattttcaaattttacagTTTTTTCCCAACAAAATGATCCTTTTAAAAATAACATTCAGGATTGTATATCATTAGCATTAGTGGTTTATATAACCATAAAAATTGCAATACAATATGCTTTAGAACATAATGTCTCTGATCTTTCAGTAGATTCCATGATCATTGGTGACTCAAGCCCAAAACCCTAGCCAAAATGTAGCTACTTTCGTGCTTTTAGCAGTTCCCCACAAGTAGGATCGAGAACTTGTGTGAAACGGATACTCTTTTAAGTAATTTGGCACAATCAATATTTATTTCAGAGAggactaattaaatttttaatcagAAAAGCAAAAAAGCAAGAACCCTCACCTCCTTGCCTCCTCACGGTTTTTCGCATCAATCTCTTTGCTGGGCGGATATTTTGGCAAGCTTGATGGATCACATGCATAAGGTTTTGTGATAAAATACTGAAAATTGAAGATAAACAGCATTGTATCAGAATAATCCTAGTAAGACAAACCAGAGGTGATGGTCATAGAATTTCCAAAAATATCTACAATCATTTTGAGTTGTTTTAttaaaacaaaaatgaaaaaatattaaccAAATATGAAGACATATAACTGAAGTGAACAGCAGTGGTATATGATGATGTCAAATAGAGCACGATGAAGTTAATTCATCTCCATGATTGAGTTGCCATATCAGATTTCATAGAAGATGATCACCTCAGATGCAAGAGCAGACGTGGCAGTCCCACGCTTGTATGGCTCTACAGATAGAAGTGTTTCTATCAGGTTCGCAGCGGTTGTTGGCAAATCTTTGAAGGTCTCACGAAGAGAGCTATCATAAGGTTGTTGTGGTTTGAATAAAGTTGCATGAGGTAGTTTGGATTTTTTCCAGTATTCATCAGGTGGGGACCCACAAAGCTTGAAAATTTTGTGTAATTGTTCAACCTGAAGGAGAAACCAATGACATTCATGTTAACACTCATATGAACAATTCAAAAAAAAGCTCTACAAAATCTCCTTCTTTAGAGTCAAATGCTCTCTTATTTTGTAATCAGCGTCATACTAAAATGCCTATCTGATCATCAAAATGCTTTTTCCTGCATGTTCTACTCTTTAAATTAGTACACAACAAAGTCTCAAAATAAGAAGGGGTATTCATGCAGTTACAAAGTTAGATTTCCAGTAACGAACAAATTGCCGCATCATGGACTGTTGCAAATATTGCCAGAACATAACCaacaaggaaaagaaaaggcctCAGGATACATTTCTGACCACCTTTTCTGTTTTCACACAGAAGattgaggaaaaagaaaaaattctcTTGCCACACTTAATCATTAACGAGTGCAATAAGCGTGTTAAGACACTTAGTTGAGATGAGCACacctatttgattttttttttttaatttataataaaaaaaaaggtacGCAGGGATAAACTGAGTACTTTCACGTAAACTGTCCATTCCCCAAATAAATCTTTAACAGCTCGATGCTCACCAAATAGGTAATGTGAGAAAATGAACAATGGTATATAATAATGTAGTTCAATCATGTGATTACCTCTGTTCTCCCTTGAAGAACAGGTTTTCCAAGGAGAAGTTCTGCAAATACACAGCCAACACTCCAAAGATCCACAGCCGCTCCATAATCAGTTGAACCTAGTAAAAGTTCTGGAGGACGGTACCATAAAGTTACCACACGACTGGTTAAAGGTTGCCTGGGTGCAGAATTGCAGAAGTTTGCCAATCCAAAATCGCCCACCTTCAATATTCCTTCATTGTTGACAAGAAGATTTGATCCTTTGATGTCCCTGTGCATTACACCCTTTGAGTGACAGTGCTCCAGTCCAGATAGCAACTGCTTCATGTAGCACTTAATCTACAACAAGTAACAATTCATATGTTCCAACAGAGGACACAATAAGTAACCCCACTGATATGATGAATCAAGAACAACAAAAGTTACGATTTTTCCGTGATGTTACTTTCATTTACAGGTTCATTACATTGAATTTCAGGAATGCGTTTTCATTTTCCAAGGTTAAAATTTCAATCCTGCTGAGTCAAAATAATTTTGTTTTCTATTTATGGTCTTGGAACACCTCAAATAGAATTCTAGAAAGTAAAGCGAACAAACCTGTGATTCACTGAACCTGACGTCCGGGCAAGACAAGAGTCCAGTAATGTCATGCTCCATGTACTCAAAGACCAGATAAATACTACATGATAAACGGGACGTAATTAATCCATCCAATTTCATGATGTTGGGATGGTTGAGCCTGCGAAGGATCAATATCTCTCTTGCCATAAACCGGACACTCTCAGGCTCAAAATTATCGAAGCGAACCTTCTTCAGAGCAACAATTCTTCCAGTTTCAAGCTCATGTGCTCGGAACACACTACTATATGTACCTTGTCCTATCTGTGAAAGAAATTGAAAATCAGGTAAGTCCATTATCCAGTTGATGTAACAGAACACAGCAGCTCATTCATGCAATGGAGAAAGGAAGAACAGCCATGTAATGTGTTAGAATCAAATACCAGCACTTAAGGCATGGAACGCAATATAACATCATACCGAAAAacggggaagaagaagaaggagaaatagGAATACAAATAACAGAATACTGCTATGTTATAAACAAGATTTTAATTCATacaaggaaattgcataatgGAAGTAATGGATTTCTTCAAGAAGTTTTAACAAGACTACAAGATCCTTAAATGAAGGTACAATACTTTTAAATCATCGCGTTAGCAAGATTCCAGTCATGCATAAAAAGTGCAGGTCAGAAGTAACACGGTGACAAATTTTCTTagagagaaaaaaaggaaaaatctaAAGAACACCCgaaggtggtccaatgatagtATGCCTACTGTTACAAACAAACAATTGTAATCAGACATGAAGGGAAGAATTTCTGGGAACAAACTATCCTTTCATTACTAAGCATCAACAAAAGAACAACTCGCCTGCTAAAtggaatttaaaaataaaaaataaaaggagcTCCACCAAGCAGAGATGACTTAACCACTTCTTAATTTCTCGATTATGCCTGTGAACCAAAAAGCTCAGAAAATTTATATTTCGGAAGGCAAAATTCTCAATTCTGTCAATCTTAatggtgaagaagaagaagaagtaaaacaatattctcctttttttttctgaagACAAGAAAAGATATGAAATTTCCTGGGAAAATGCACAATTAAAATAAGAAGATTTTCTTCATAGTTCACATTAACCTTGTGTGTTCATTTCTCAGTGGACCAAAGAGGACAAAAACCAAGCCATAAGCTACTTACCATCAACAAAATGACAAAGGAAGCACTCTTTGCAGCAAACACATGTCATCCATTTCAATTTTTAtacagaaaaaatatatataatcttgAAATCTTAAAATGCAAGCGTATGAATTTATGCGTAAATGTAAGGACGCATTGGACAACCTTCTCCAATTTCTCGAAAGCATCGGCTTTAAGCGGAACCCATCCCTGAATGGCTTCGGCGGCCACGGCACTAAGCCAAGCGGGCCACCCGGCGGCCACCTGTTCACCTTCAATATACTTTTGCAAATTCCGCAATCTAAAGCTTAAAGATTCACTATTAGAACTCGCTCTTCCAGACTCACCCAACTCGCTCCCACAACAACTCAACTCTCCATTCTTCTTGTGATAGCTGTTCCCATAACTCTTATGGCTGGCCTTGTCATTCTCGATTCCCACCCGAACCCGACCGGAGTTTAACCCACCCGAGTGGTCGAACGCCGGAGTGACGGAAACCGCCTGCTTGGAGCTGACGCAGCCCATTGCAGAAAGCAAATATAATCCGACCCCTCAGAGGGTCCGGTAAGAGGCGGGTCAGTGATTGGTGGATCCAGAgacagaaagggaaggagaggAGACAGAGAGCTGGAGAAATGGGAAGTGAAAAAATGGAGTTTTTATATAATCCCAAAGACTCAAACGCAGAGAATGTTTTGCATCACTTTCAGTTTCAGCTCCTCACCATATCTCTTCTGAGCTTGCTTGCCTTTTTTTTCCCAGCAAAAAATAGCGGGCCTAGTTTAATTTCAATTGGCCAGCATAACAAAATCGCCGGAATCAGcggatgaaaataaataaataaataaagataaaaattgtttttattatgaaaataataattggctttttttaaaaatttttttaaaaaaactgttCTTGTCCAATCTGAGTTAAGTTGCAGTAGGGCATGTCTTTATCTGAAAGGGTGGGAATGGATTTGTTGCAGGACTAGTGGATCCCACAAAGTGGGAGCCAGCCAATAGGACTGCGTTTTGGATTTTAAAATgctgtaaaatttttttaaaaaaaacttcttattattttttaaaaaaaatacttcttAATCGAGAAAATccttaattaactttttaattttaaatattatattaaaatatttttaacgttttaaaaattttattaaataaattttttattaattttaataattaattattttattatttaatttttataatttaaaaaatttattaattaatttttaaaatttttaaaaaatctattaataagtTATGCTCTATGCAGTTTGTTGTtgggaattaaaaattttataaatatttaatttaattttttatcattttttaaaataattgaatttatttttttaatatataaaatttttatttttaaaaaatattaatttaaataaaatgaattatactAAATAAAGGAGTAAGAAATTAACAACAGCAATAATGTGTTGATGGATTGCAAAGCAAAAGCATAAAAATAGAGGGactaaaagttaaaatatatttctatttgatttttattattttatatgttaataatgtatttttaaatattcaacTGATTCATAAACACATgcgagcattcggtcggttcggttttgaatcgaaccgaatcgaaccgaataaattgaaaatcgaaattttagtgtttatgaaaatcgaaccgaaccgattttggtcagaaatcgaatcgaatcgaaccgatctgattcggtttgattcggttcagtttgatcggtttcgatttttaatatttttttttacactttatttttaatattttaaaatttaattaaaatattttaatcttaatatgatttaatttctctatagtattgaaaaaacatattattatcactaatcggttcggttcggttttttttgtttttttctgatcaaaatcgaaccgaaccgaaataactaaaatttctaaaattaaaaatcaaaccgaaccgaaatgtataaaaaactgaactaaaaatttaaatcaattcgattcgatcgattttttcaatttgaaccgaatactgctcactctGTCCAATTGTGATAATTCAAATCTGAATAATATATTTAAGTTTCATTTATAaagataattatatttataaatatgtattattaattaattttcaattaattcaattaataaaaatggtAGATTTATTTTACGATTTAgaattttaattctatttgaaattatataagGATTATTTATCctaaatatattatatgtatGAGTAAAAATGCAGTGttaaaaacatttataaaaaattcagtTTTAATGTATGGAAATTAACTTTacttatatcaaaataataaataaactttctaaaaatatatatttttttaaataaaaattaggaaTTGGAGATTAAAATCCCAGaactctcaaatttattcagatacacttTCCATGAGACTAAATCTATAGGGCAACTTTCTAAAAATGTTGaatttaagttaaaataaataatattttaatttttaaattttaatatcattaatcgatcgtatttttaaaattaaatatttaaatttttatataattaattcattaaaattagaattttttctatttataattgcGTTAATATACcgcttaaaaaaataataaatattttaaatatttaattgcgTTAGTAaatcacttaaaaaataataaatattttaaatatctaaaatattttaaattttttttaatataaatgaagaattttgaaaatatataaactatattttcattcttaaattttattataatcgaTGAATTAGTGCGTgtatatttacttttaaatttatttgtatttaattttttaaaattatatttttttatttattatagatatttaaaattaaatgattaaatttcttttaaaattataatttatttttaaaatattttttataaaaatttatgatctatttaaaattatttggtaTTATTTAAAAACagctgaaattataaatatttttaaaaaattttaaagttataagtattattattttaatgaataaaaattaaaaaatattaaaaattaattaaataaaatattataaataaaagttaatgaaattaaatattctgCTTATCACATGTTTCTAAATAAATCTAAGTGGTTTTAGATTTTActctcttatttttaatttttattttaaaaaaatattcttttaaataaaaataaataatcaaaatatttaaattgatggttgattataaaaaaatttaagtatataattttaaatttataaaaattaattaattaattatgttaaaacttaaaaatttaaatataatttatttatttaaaaaataataaaaatatttatatattttcaatgataaaaataaataaaaatatttttaatttgaatatattgattataaaaatatttttttaaaaaaatggaaattataaaaatatttaattttaaaaatataaaaattaatatggtaaatatataaaaatttaaatattaaagtttaatttaaccaattaagttaaaaatggaaaggaGAATGATGAAAGGAAATAAAGGAGAGAAAAGGAATGATAGACGCAGCGTGCATGCAGTCAGCtttcttttttaagaaaaaaaagaaaaagaaaaagaaaaaatatatatattttttgcttTATTCAGAGTGGTTCGATGATCGGTTCCCGTTTCTGACATAAATTTAATTGGTTTGGTTCCTAGAATGGGTCCACGCGTAGTGATGTTAATGGGACAAAAGGCATGCATGGCATCTCTATCTCTATCCTCTAATTCCTTATCTACGTGgaatatttatatatgaattttaCTATAATAATTTAGAGAATAGAAAAGCATGCTTTTGGATGCTTGGGATTAGATAAACAGtgaaagcttttttttttttttttttctcaaagaaGGTAAATAGTGAAGCTTTTAAGTTgtagaaataaattataatgaaaGAGGTCAGCTTTCACTCCACTTTCCATTCGATGTGGGAGTCTCACTGCTCATTAATTTAAGTTTGCTTTGCTTCTTTATTTTGCTTTTTCATATATCATGTCCTTGCaataaataatcaataatataataaataaattcaatattaaTACCAACTAGAATTAATTTGAATATATAATTaagataaaatgaaaaatatattaaaaaaaatacttgttccatttacttaattaaattattaagctATATATTAGGTTACCTTTGATgggtgttaatttttttttttttttggggatgATTTAAGATAATATAAGATTTCTTTTAGGATGAAGCATGTGGTGTGTGGCAGCTCTCATATTAAGCCATGATGGCTGCCTCCCATGATCTAATCAAGGCATCACTTTGCTAGTACAAAAGCATCCCCATGCTCTAACCCTAAACCCACCCCTTTTTTTAGCATACCAACACCTTTTCCCTTTCTTTTGCCTGTAAACCCATCTGTCTGGTCACCCATCAAGACATTTTCCAAATGTTTGTCACTTCGTCTTGTTCTTCATACAtatataagaaattaaatacgctattataatatatatactgATATCCTGAAATCcaaaaaatagagttttatgatggttattttagtttgaatggaaaaaaaaatgtttctcccttttattctttttccttttatccGTTAGTGACGTCTAATCGTTTCTCTGCCACAGTGTCACTTATCTCTGTCACTTAGATCTGTACGTACGGATGTATCAGACCGCCTTTTTCacgtcaggcggccatttaatttattCGGTGTAAATGTGGGCAGAACTGTGAGGTGACTTGACCCACTCTCCTATCTCTTATCACATTATCGGACTAGACTTTTCTAATACGGACCCATTCGCATGGTCCGTCCAGCCTACTTCATATTTTCGTTCTGAAATATGTAGCGTGGAAACTAATTCTCTTGAGTGTGGCCTGATGGATTTTATACCAATATTCTTCTTCAGAGTCTGCCTTTAGTTTAGAGGTGAGAAATCCGGCGATCATTATATACTATTTAAAAGAGgtataaaagattaaattatacgataaaattaattattaattttttttatatagcatATTATGAAGTTGAATGTTTAAACTCAGAGATTTCACATATTTTCCACAGCGAAAATCCTTAAATTTTGGTTTTGGATAACCTAGTTATGTTAGACTAGCTCACGCATAAGCATTTATACACATAAGCATAGACCATATACTCAAAATAatgatgaaaagaaaatttagGTTTTTGATTTAATGTCTTCCACATGCATCAAACTAATAGCATTTCGTATGCTCCATGGTCAAATGACATTAATCAATGAATTAAATAGGAGACGGTGATATCCAACCAATTATCTATACCCATTGTTCAAATTTAGTTGAGAAATTAAGGAAGATTTTTGTTGATGACATTGAATTCAAATGCTTATTATTCCTCATCATCATTGTCATTGTTCTTGTGGTCGTCAATTTTTCAATACACTgccataaaataatatatatatatatatattattatacagTTTTAAATTTTCCATTTAGCcaagaaatttaattaattatagagCATTCTAAAGTTTAATGGTATTGAAATCGTTTTTAAAAcgataaagttttaatttaaaatttgattaaaattaattatgttaaaaaatcAAAGAGTGAAGTGATTAGTAAAACACAAATGATGTGTTTGGTTAAGTGGCAATACAAGCAAGCAAAATTTCCGGACTTAATCACTAAAAAATTACTTTCATAAAGTAATTGAACTTACCAAATGCAACCAAAaaaccattttaaaaaaatgggtATACAGTAATATAGGAATCAATCAactatggaaaaaaaaaaaaaaaaaggaaaatgggTTAAGTCAAAGGTAGGTTTGGCTAGCCAGTGGTGTCAACATCCAAATCATTATCTTCTTTAACAACTTCACTCATAAACCCTAGCTAGGTGATGTTCAGCTTTTCAGCACTTCAATTTTGGCTCAAAAATCAACCGTTTTGGTTGGAGATTTCATCAATATGGGGAGAATATCAACAAAATATGTCCCTCTAGTCTCTCCCACCCACTAAACCTAGAATCCCTCACCCAACCATACAACAATGCTGTCTTATTGACTCAGTGAGTGGATTAGtactgaaaaaaattattttacttttgaTCAACGAATTCAATAtgagtaaaaattaattttaattcagtcAATTAAATATCTATGGGTTAGTTCTAATTTATCTAAAAACTACTTAACCACATGCATAGAGATTCTTTTGTGTGTGTCTATACCTAATGTGCTCATCAAAATGATTAGCCACCCTCTCCACTATAACAGTgaaaaggagatcttttcattttCTATTGAACAAATAGTAGAGGATCTAGATTAGTGTTGGGAGGTTCTTTTATCTTATATTGTCTTCTTAGTCCCTCTATAATAATTTCTGGTCAATGATAATTGCTTAAAGATCAAATTGGACTTCCAAGATCAATGCTAGCTTAGCCAGGCTGggtatcattattatttatcattACTATGATTTAGAGAAAGAATATATGAgcattaaagaaagaaaaagaggagcaAATTTAGGGAATTGTATAATTGATTTCAATTCATTTGGAATCAAAGAATTAATTTAGTGGAGTTGAAAATAGAAATTTTAAGGTGGGGAAAAGGGTTTGATAGAGAAGATACAAATTGAAAAAGTGAACTTTCAAGGCATATTATAAGGGTTTCTGCCCACATATGGCCAAATTTAGACCCTTGAGTCAATAGCCTAAACTCTCCCTatcttgcctttttttttttttggcttaatTAGTATTGGCATTTTTGGAATTTAAGCATTAGTGGGTTCGTTGGT encodes:
- the LOC110599967 gene encoding protein IMPAIRED IN BABA-INDUCED STERILITY 1; its protein translation is MGCVSSKQAVSVTPAFDHSGGLNSGRVRVGIENDKASHKSYGNSYHKKNGELSCCGSELGESGRASSNSESLSFRLRNLQKYIEGEQVAAGWPAWLSAVAAEAIQGWVPLKADAFEKLEKIGQGTYSSVFRAHELETGRIVALKKVRFDNFEPESVRFMAREILILRRLNHPNIMKLDGLITSRLSCSIYLVFEYMEHDITGLLSCPDVRFSESQIKCYMKQLLSGLEHCHSKGVMHRDIKGSNLLVNNEGILKVGDFGLANFCNSAPRQPLTSRVVTLWYRPPELLLGSTDYGAAVDLWSVGCVFAELLLGKPVLQGRTEVEQLHKIFKLCGSPPDEYWKKSKLPHATLFKPQQPYDSSLRETFKDLPTTAANLIETLLSVEPYKRGTATSALASEYFITKPYACDPSSLPKYPPSKEIDAKNREEARRKKISGRSRGTETRKPTKKPGGSTKLAPAEDTAARMQGAQNNSSNNVRISKGEDGRSGGEARKPSFDKMEDVFHVKNASQGDIPFSGPLQVSGSSGFAWAKRRKDDASTRSHNRSISRVHINNGLETSTALQEKNSIDSRQHDSGDVPFGIRTNSRGHDSCEVSKRALQNQWNQFERPDSFDASEGYHSQELSLALYQREEMGAKRNNLGFQDQGDKVDFSGPLLTQSHRVDELLERHERHIRQAVRKSWFQRGKKLGK